In Erigeron canadensis isolate Cc75 chromosome 6, C_canadensis_v1, whole genome shotgun sequence, the following are encoded in one genomic region:
- the LOC122604745 gene encoding type I inositol polyphosphate 5-phosphatase 8-like, with amino-acid sequence MNSMLPLPITLLLFERFQEIIPLKAKNVIGGEDLTAATNWNLLIGQILNDRCACRWITPMLDPLISEDYNYLDNVSGGISTASLEEDEEEGLNHCGRYTLIASKKMVGVFISVWINTSLFKRYSTSSVKVSVVACGAMGYLGNKGSVAVSMSIERTSFCFIAAHLASGEKKGDEGRRNQQVSEIFKRTTFPRHFRDKCIPRPLTILGHDQIFWFGDLNYRLYLENDLARELIKKQDWTALQEFDQLRQELGNGGVFQGWREGNIEFAPTYKYSKYNRNRYSGTQPSRAGEKQRTPAWCDRILWYGKGVKQHSYFRSESKFSDHRPVSALFSTQIEVIKSGEATVVSLQPDVPTTVSSKHTEQEICNIEASPTLISLNTKELDASPLDKKGCRRSKRL; translated from the exons ATGAATTCTATGTTACCTTTGCCCATAACATTACTGCTCTTTGAGAGATTTCAAGAAATCATACCGCTGAAAGCTAAAAACGTCATTGGAGGAGAAGATCTAACTGCAGCGACGAACTGGAACCTACTTATAGGACAAATACTGAACGATAGATGTGCATGCCGATGGATAACACCAATGCTGGATCCGCTCATAAGTGAGGACTATAACTATTTGGATAATGTGTCAGGTGGAATATCAACAGCAAGCCTAGAAGAAGACGAAGAAGAAGGGCTTAATCACTGTGGAAGGTACACACTAATAGCAAGCAAGAAGATGGTTGGAGTGTTCATAAGTGTATGGATAAACACATCATTGTTCAAGAGGTACAGCACATCGAGTGTAAAAGTGAGTGTTGTAGCTTGTGGGGCTATGGGTTATTTGGGAAACAAAGGTTCGGTGGCTGTTAGCATGTCAATTGAAAGAACTAGCTTTTGTTTTATTGCTGCTCATCTGGCTTCTGGAGAGAAGAAAGGGGATGAAGGGAGGAGAAATCAACAAGTTTCTGAGATTTTCAAGCGAACAACTTTTCCTCGACACTTTCGAGATAAATGCATTCCTCGGCCTCTTACAATTCTAGGACATGA CCAAATATTTTGGTTCGGAGACCTCAATTACAGGTTATACCTGGAGAATGATTTAGCTAGGGAGCTGATAAAGAAGCAAGATTGGACAGCACTTCAAGAGTTTGATCAATTACGACAAGAGCTGGGAAATGGTGGAGTGTTTCAAGGGTGGAGAGAAGGAAACATAGAATTTGCACCTACTTATAAGTATTCCAAATATAATAGGAATCGGTACTCTGGTACACAACCTAGCAGAGCAGGAGAAAAGCAAAGGACACCAGCATG GTGTGACAGGATCTTATGGTATGGAAAAGGAGTAAAGCAACATTCTTATTTCCGTAGTGAGAGCAAGTTCTCAGATCACAGGCCAGTATCTGCTCTTTTCTCCACACAGATTGAAGTCATCAAGTCAGGTGAAGCAACAGTGGTTTCGCTCCAACCTGATGTACCCACTACGGTTTCCTCTAAACATACT GAACAAGAGATATGTAACATAGAGGCTTCACCAACATTGATTTCGCTAAATACCAAAGAGTTAGACGCGTCACCATTAGACAAAAAAGGTTGCAGAAGAAGCAAAAGGTTGTGA